The following are encoded together in the Methanobacterium sp. Maddingley MBC34 genome:
- a CDS encoding coenzyme F420-reducing hydrogenase, beta subunit (PFAM: Coenzyme F420 hydrogenase/dehydrogenase, beta subunit N-term; Coenzyme F420 hydrogenase/dehydrogenase, beta subunit C terminus~TIGRFAM: coenzyme F420 hydrogenase, subunit beta) has translation MVLGTYKEVVAARSTDKQIQKLAQDGGIVSGLFCYALDEGLIDGAVVAGPSDVMWKPEPMVAMSSDEILAAAGTKYTFSPNVWMLKKAVRQYGLEKLGTVAIPCQSMGIRKMQSYPFGVKNVADKIALMLGIFCMENFPYESLRTFISEKAGVDFDLVEKMDIGKGKFWIETADQTLSIPLKETHGYEQNGCKVCLDYVAELADVSTGSVGTPDGWSTVFVRTDAGETIFKQAVEAGVIETKSMDNVKPGLGLLEKLATDKKTKAMKVIDERKAMGLPVPFKGSAEKEDPLANV, from the coding sequence CAGATCCAAAAATTAGCCCAGGATGGAGGAATAGTATCCGGTCTATTCTGCTATGCCCTAGATGAAGGACTCATTGATGGTGCAGTAGTAGCTGGACCATCAGATGTAATGTGGAAACCAGAACCAATGGTAGCCATGTCCTCAGATGAGATACTGGCCGCCGCTGGAACTAAATACACCTTCTCCCCTAACGTATGGATGCTCAAAAAAGCAGTCCGACAGTATGGTCTAGAGAAACTTGGAACCGTAGCCATACCCTGTCAGAGTATGGGAATCCGAAAAATGCAATCTTACCCATTCGGAGTAAAGAACGTGGCAGATAAAATTGCCTTAATGTTAGGTATTTTCTGCATGGAAAACTTCCCATACGAGTCCCTCAGGACTTTCATCTCAGAAAAAGCAGGAGTGGACTTCGATTTAGTGGAAAAAATGGACATAGGCAAAGGTAAATTCTGGATTGAAACTGCCGACCAAACTCTGAGCATACCACTCAAAGAAACTCATGGATACGAACAGAATGGATGCAAAGTTTGTCTGGATTACGTAGCAGAACTAGCTGATGTATCAACTGGTTCAGTTGGAACCCCAGACGGCTGGTCCACAGTTTTCGTCAGAACCGATGCCGGTGAAACCATATTCAAACAGGCTGTTGAAGCTGGAGTCATTGAAACCAAATCAATGGATAATGTGAAACCAGGTTTAGGTCTACTTGAAAAACTGGCCACCGACAAGAAAACCAAAGCCATGAAGGTAATCGATGAAAGGAAAGCCATGGGCTTACCTGTACCTTTCAAAGGCAGTGCTGAAAAAGAAGACCCATTAGCAAACGTGTAA